A single Deinococcus misasensis DSM 22328 DNA region contains:
- a CDS encoding thiolase family protein — translation MREAVIVSAVRTPVGRGIKGTLANTRPDDLAALVLEEAVKRAGIDKALVEDVYLGCAIPEAEQGLNIARLAALRAGFPDTTGGVTINRFCSSGLQTIAMAGAAIQTGQAEVMLAGGVESMSMVPMSGHNPSPNPSLMDTRPGAYIGMGLTAENIAVKYGISREDQDKFALASHQKAAKAQDEGKFKDEIVPVPVRVDKYKGTKVVSETVTFEQDELVRRDASVEAMGGLKPVFKQGGSVTAANASPFSDGAAAVLIMSREKADELGLQPIGRFLGFAVGGVEPEYMGIGPVKAVPKVLEQVGLTMDQIDLFELNEAFAAQALAVVRELGIPEEKLNVNGGAIALGHPLGCSGAKLTATILHELKRRGGKYGVVTMCIGGGMGAAGVFEAL, via the coding sequence ATGCGCGAAGCTGTCATCGTCAGCGCCGTCCGCACCCCCGTCGGTCGCGGCATCAAAGGAACCCTCGCCAACACCCGCCCGGATGATCTGGCTGCCCTCGTTCTGGAGGAAGCCGTCAAACGTGCCGGAATCGACAAAGCCCTCGTGGAAGATGTGTACCTCGGGTGCGCCATTCCAGAGGCCGAGCAGGGCCTCAACATTGCCCGTCTGGCTGCCCTGCGTGCCGGTTTTCCCGACACCACTGGCGGAGTGACCATCAACCGGTTCTGCTCCTCTGGGTTGCAGACCATTGCCATGGCCGGTGCAGCCATCCAGACCGGTCAGGCCGAAGTGATGCTGGCCGGAGGGGTCGAATCCATGAGCATGGTGCCCATGAGCGGCCACAACCCGAGCCCCAACCCTTCCCTGATGGACACCCGTCCCGGTGCCTACATTGGCATGGGTCTGACTGCCGAGAACATTGCGGTGAAATACGGCATCAGCCGTGAAGATCAGGACAAATTTGCTCTGGCCAGCCACCAGAAAGCTGCCAAAGCCCAGGACGAAGGCAAATTCAAAGATGAAATTGTGCCTGTCCCTGTGCGCGTGGACAAGTACAAAGGGACCAAAGTGGTTTCTGAAACGGTCACCTTCGAGCAGGATGAACTGGTGCGCCGGGATGCCAGTGTGGAAGCCATGGGTGGCCTGAAACCCGTGTTCAAGCAAGGTGGAAGTGTGACCGCTGCAAACGCCAGTCCTTTCAGCGATGGTGCAGCAGCAGTGCTGATCATGAGCCGTGAAAAAGCCGATGAACTGGGCCTCCAGCCCATCGGTCGTTTCCTTGGCTTTGCAGTGGGCGGCGTGGAACCCGAGTACATGGGCATCGGTCCTGTGAAAGCCGTGCCCAAAGTGCTGGAGCAGGTGGGCCTGACCATGGACCAGATTGACCTGTTCGAACTGAACGAGGCTTTCGCTGCGCAGGCCCTCGCCGTGGTCCGTGAACTCGGCATCCCCGAGGAAAAACTCAATGTGAACGGTGGAGCCATAGCTCTGGGTCACCCCCTCGGGTGCTCTGGGGCCAAGCTGACCGCCACCATCTTGCACGAACTCAAGCGCCGTGGAGGCAAGTACGGCGTGGTGACCATGTGCATCGGTGGGGGCATGGGTGCTGCCGGGGTGTTCGAAGCGCTTTAA
- a CDS encoding MFS transporter gives MSAPVLSPEERSLFSPKYRNITIGLLLAILTTAFEAMAVATILPEVARSLDGLQYYGWAFSAFLLSNIIGTIVGGELIDRMGSARPFAIFLLIFALGLVVAGASGNMGVFILGRFLQGFGAGGLNAVPFSVMSQVFPDHLRAKLLASISSAWVLPSLFGPILASSIASASSWHMVFYSVIPLLILVGFLTIPTLQKSTFPSPNPAPFDVRRFRYSILMATGAATLLAGLTLQQSFWMVPVALLGAVLTVLACRVILPTGIFRFARGIPSGIIVRGCSAFAFFGAEAFIPLGLVEIQKFSVTQAGWLLTVGGVSWSIGSIVQARMDSRTGPSGREFRVKLGMFLLSIGILLVGLSITGILPALVSVLGWTLSGLGMGLGYATNSLIILAQVKEGESGKVSSQLNSAEVLLAALAAGIGGALVAWGKTQELSLALPLQLTFLVLVGVSLLTWIAGSRVIQPARKSSM, from the coding sequence ATGTCTGCCCCTGTCCTGTCTCCTGAAGAACGCAGTTTGTTCAGTCCCAAATACCGCAACATCACCATCGGTTTGTTGCTGGCGATCCTGACCACCGCTTTTGAAGCCATGGCGGTGGCCACCATCCTCCCTGAAGTGGCCCGGTCTCTGGACGGTTTGCAGTATTACGGTTGGGCTTTCAGCGCATTTTTGCTCAGCAACATCATCGGAACCATTGTGGGAGGAGAACTCATTGACCGGATGGGGTCTGCCCGACCCTTCGCCATTTTTCTTCTGATTTTTGCGCTGGGACTGGTGGTTGCCGGAGCCTCTGGAAACATGGGGGTGTTCATTCTGGGTCGCTTCCTGCAAGGATTTGGCGCCGGAGGACTGAACGCTGTCCCTTTCAGTGTGATGAGTCAGGTGTTCCCAGATCACCTGCGGGCCAAATTGCTGGCGAGCATCTCCAGTGCCTGGGTGTTGCCTTCTTTGTTCGGGCCGATTCTGGCCAGCAGCATCGCCAGCGCATCTTCATGGCACATGGTTTTTTATTCGGTGATCCCACTGTTGATTTTGGTCGGCTTTCTGACCATACCCACCTTGCAAAAATCCACCTTCCCGAGCCCCAACCCGGCCCCTTTTGATGTGCGGCGTTTCCGTTACAGCATCCTGATGGCCACAGGTGCAGCCACCTTGCTGGCAGGTTTGACTTTGCAGCAAAGTTTCTGGATGGTGCCTGTCGCTTTGCTGGGTGCGGTGCTGACGGTTCTGGCCTGCCGGGTGATTCTGCCCACAGGGATTTTTCGGTTTGCCAGAGGCATTCCCTCAGGCATCATTGTACGCGGATGCAGTGCCTTTGCCTTCTTTGGCGCAGAAGCCTTTATTCCTCTGGGTTTGGTGGAGATCCAGAAATTCAGTGTCACACAGGCAGGCTGGCTTCTGACCGTGGGGGGCGTGTCGTGGTCCATCGGCTCGATTGTGCAAGCCCGCATGGATTCCAGAACCGGACCCTCTGGCCGGGAATTCCGGGTGAAATTGGGCATGTTTCTGCTCAGCATTGGCATTTTGCTGGTGGGTCTGAGCATCACTGGCATTCTTCCTGCTCTGGTTTCTGTGCTGGGATGGACACTTTCAGGACTTGGGATGGGTCTGGGTTATGCCACCAACAGCCTGATCATCCTTGCGCAAGTCAAAGAAGGAGAATCTGGCAAGGTGTCTTCTCAGCTCAACAGTGCAGAAGTGCTGCTGGCGGCACTTGCAGCAGGCATTGGGGGTGCACTGGTGGCATGGGGCAAGACCCAGGAATTGTCTCTGGCCTTGCCACTGCAACTCACTTTTTTGGTTCTGGTGGGGGTCTCCCTGCTGACATGGATTGCAGGAAGTCGGGTGATTCAACCCGCCCGGAAATCCAGCATGTGA
- a CDS encoding citrate/2-methylcitrate synthase: protein MTTTPIARGLEGVVFTESKLTFIDGEKGILTHLGIGIQEWAEKSSFEELSYALLHGRLPNSKELEQFDHSLRQNRYVPQELIETIKHYPRRMNPMQALRTAVSHLGLLDPHSEDDTSEGRYRIGIHLIAQFATIIAAIARVKEGKEPVAPRRDLGHAANFLYMLKGHAPTEEEARLFDMALILHADHSMNASTFTAIATISTLSDMYSSITSAVGSLKGPLHGGANEAVMDMLDDIGSLSHVDEYIGGKLERKEKIMGVGHRVYKYFDPRSRVLRDYAALVAEKQGKSNYYQMLERIEAIVLEKLSAKKLYPNVDFYSGVVYSDLGIKKEFFTPIFALARISGWVASVLEYVEHNRLLRPNALYTGPVDQHYVDIDQR from the coding sequence ATGACTACCACTCCCATCGCCCGAGGACTAGAAGGCGTGGTCTTCACCGAAAGTAAACTCACCTTCATTGATGGTGAAAAAGGCATCCTGACCCACCTGGGCATCGGCATTCAGGAATGGGCAGAGAAGTCCAGCTTTGAAGAACTCTCTTATGCCCTGCTGCATGGCAGACTGCCCAACAGCAAAGAACTGGAGCAGTTTGACCACTCCCTGCGCCAGAACCGTTACGTTCCCCAGGAATTGATTGAAACCATCAAACACTACCCACGCCGCATGAACCCCATGCAGGCCTTGCGCACCGCAGTCAGCCATCTGGGTCTGCTGGATCCCCACAGCGAAGACGACACCTCTGAAGGCCGTTACCGCATCGGGATTCACCTGATTGCCCAGTTTGCCACCATCATCGCTGCCATTGCCCGCGTCAAGGAAGGCAAAGAGCCTGTCGCTCCCAGGCGCGACCTCGGCCATGCTGCCAACTTCCTGTACATGCTCAAAGGCCACGCACCCACCGAAGAAGAGGCCCGTCTTTTCGACATGGCCCTGATTCTGCACGCCGACCACAGCATGAACGCCAGCACCTTCACCGCCATTGCCACCATCTCCACCCTTTCGGACATGTACAGTTCCATCACCAGCGCTGTGGGCTCCCTCAAAGGCCCCCTGCACGGTGGCGCCAACGAGGCCGTCATGGACATGCTCGATGACATTGGCAGCCTCAGCCACGTCGATGAATACATTGGCGGCAAGCTGGAGCGCAAAGAAAAAATCATGGGTGTGGGTCACCGCGTCTACAAATACTTCGATCCCCGCAGCCGCGTGCTCCGCGACTACGCTGCTCTGGTGGCCGAAAAACAGGGCAAGAGCAACTACTACCAGATGCTCGAGCGCATTGAAGCCATCGTGCTGGAAAAACTGAGCGCCAAGAAGCTCTACCCCAACGTGGACTTCTACAGCGGTGTGGTGTACTCCGACCTGGGCATCAAGAAAGAGTTCTTCACCCCCATTTTCGCTCTGGCCCGCATCAGTGGTTGGGTTGCCAGTGTGCTGGAGTACGTTGAGCACAACCGTCTGCTCCGTCCCAACGCCCTGTACACCGGTCCTGTGGACCAGCACTACGTGGACATCGACCAGAGATAA
- a CDS encoding 3-hydroxyacyl-CoA dehydrogenase/enoyl-CoA hydratase family protein, giving the protein MKVKTAAVIGAGTMGAAIAAHLANAGIPTLLLDIVLPDQKDRNFLAKQGLDRALKASPAAFMDKDRAKLIKIGNLEDNLKDLAGVDWVVEAIIEKLDAKKSLWEKLDGLVKPTTIVSSNSSGIPMHLQVDGRSEGFKRQFVGTHFFNPPRYLHLLEIIPTPHTSPEVVEAISEFGDKVLGKGIVNANDVPGFVANRIGVYGMVRTLKHMQDTGISIDEVDALTGPIMGRPKSATMRTADLTGLDVLFHVASDLQKATPEDEDFTLTPMFLQMIEQKRLGDKTGQGFYKKVKENGKSVILTLDPETMEYVNKGKTRLAVLEPLKGQPLSERIKGLTQLPEKYGEFMRKVMMDTFWYSAKMAGNVSNTIVDIDNALKWGFGWEMGPFETMDALGVQNVVAYFEKEGRTLPPLLQGMKDSGRTSFYQDGEVVDVKGAPEKYEAPYMILKDLKKDATKVVKSRPGASLVDIGDGVLLLEFHSKMNSLGEDAINMVFTAHKVIEEQGFVGLVMGNQGDNFSAGANLPLILMNAQNGDWDEIDMAIRQFQRATTSLRFSPHPTVVAPFNLALGGGCEFSMHGDHTQASAETYMGLVEVGVGLIPGGGGTKELYLRFADELPAGAPLLPALQRAFETIALAKTSTSGLEAKKLGYLRDSDGISMNRDRLLQDAKAKVLELSRNYVAPTPRQDIPVMGENGYAAIRSALYGMVEGGFASEHDQEVSLAVARVLCGGRTNNRNARVSEQFLLDLERENFLYLCGKRKTQERIAHMLKTGKPLRN; this is encoded by the coding sequence ATGAAAGTAAAAACCGCCGCCGTCATTGGGGCAGGAACCATGGGTGCTGCCATTGCTGCGCACCTTGCCAATGCTGGCATTCCGACCCTGCTGCTCGACATTGTGCTCCCCGACCAGAAAGACCGCAATTTCCTTGCCAAACAGGGCTTGGACCGTGCCCTCAAAGCCAGTCCTGCTGCCTTCATGGACAAGGACCGGGCCAAACTCATCAAGATTGGCAACCTCGAAGACAACCTGAAAGACCTTGCAGGTGTGGACTGGGTGGTGGAAGCCATCATCGAGAAACTGGACGCCAAAAAATCCCTCTGGGAGAAACTCGATGGACTGGTGAAACCCACCACCATCGTTTCCAGCAACAGCTCTGGAATTCCCATGCATCTGCAAGTGGATGGACGCAGCGAAGGCTTCAAACGCCAGTTTGTGGGCACCCACTTCTTCAACCCCCCGAGGTACCTGCACCTGCTGGAAATCATTCCCACCCCCCACACCAGCCCTGAAGTGGTGGAGGCCATCTCCGAATTTGGAGACAAGGTGCTCGGAAAAGGCATCGTGAATGCCAACGATGTGCCCGGATTTGTGGCCAACCGCATCGGGGTGTACGGCATGGTGCGGACCCTGAAACACATGCAGGACACCGGCATCTCCATCGACGAGGTGGACGCCCTGACCGGACCCATCATGGGACGCCCCAAAAGCGCCACCATGCGCACTGCCGACCTGACCGGTCTGGACGTGCTGTTCCATGTGGCCTCCGACCTGCAGAAAGCCACCCCAGAGGATGAAGATTTCACCCTCACACCCATGTTCTTGCAGATGATCGAACAGAAGCGCCTCGGAGACAAAACCGGACAGGGCTTCTACAAGAAGGTCAAGGAGAACGGCAAGAGCGTGATCCTCACCCTCGATCCCGAGACCATGGAGTACGTCAACAAGGGGAAAACCCGCCTTGCGGTGCTGGAACCCCTGAAGGGACAACCCCTCTCTGAGCGCATCAAGGGCCTGACCCAACTGCCAGAGAAGTACGGCGAATTCATGCGCAAGGTCATGATGGACACCTTCTGGTACTCCGCCAAGATGGCTGGAAATGTCTCCAACACCATTGTGGACATCGACAACGCCCTGAAATGGGGTTTCGGCTGGGAGATGGGTCCATTTGAAACCATGGATGCTCTGGGCGTGCAAAACGTGGTTGCCTACTTTGAAAAAGAAGGCCGCACCCTGCCCCCTCTGCTGCAAGGCATGAAAGACAGTGGCCGCACCTCCTTCTATCAGGACGGTGAAGTGGTGGATGTGAAGGGCGCTCCAGAGAAGTACGAAGCCCCCTACATGATCCTCAAGGACCTCAAGAAAGACGCCACCAAAGTGGTCAAATCCCGCCCCGGTGCCAGCCTTGTGGACATCGGCGATGGGGTGCTCTTGCTGGAATTCCACAGCAAGATGAACAGCCTCGGGGAAGATGCCATCAACATGGTTTTTACCGCACACAAGGTCATTGAAGAGCAAGGCTTTGTGGGCCTCGTGATGGGCAACCAGGGGGACAACTTCAGCGCTGGAGCCAACCTCCCCCTGATCCTGATGAACGCCCAGAACGGCGACTGGGATGAAATTGATATGGCGATTCGCCAGTTCCAGCGTGCCACCACCTCTTTGCGCTTCAGCCCTCACCCCACGGTGGTGGCCCCCTTCAATCTGGCCCTCGGTGGAGGCTGCGAATTTTCCATGCACGGCGATCACACCCAGGCCAGTGCCGAAACCTACATGGGCCTCGTGGAAGTGGGCGTCGGTCTGATTCCCGGGGGTGGCGGAACCAAAGAACTGTACCTGCGTTTCGCAGATGAACTGCCCGCAGGTGCACCCCTGCTGCCTGCCCTGCAACGCGCCTTCGAGACCATCGCTCTGGCCAAAACCAGCACCAGTGGACTGGAAGCCAAAAAACTCGGGTACCTGCGCGACAGTGACGGCATCAGCATGAACCGCGACCGCCTGCTGCAAGACGCCAAAGCCAAAGTGCTGGAGCTTTCCCGCAACTACGTGGCCCCCACCCCCAGACAGGACATCCCGGTGATGGGTGAAAACGGCTACGCAGCCATCCGCAGTGCCCTGTACGGCATGGTCGAAGGTGGATTCGCCAGCGAACACGATCAGGAAGTCTCTCTGGCTGTGGCCCGGGTGCTCTGTGGTGGCCGAACCAACAACCGCAATGCCCGCGTGAGTGAGCAATTCCTCCTGGATCTGGAACGGGAGAATTTCCTGTACCTGTGCGGGAAGCGGAAAACACAGGAAAGAATTGCTCACATGCTGAAGACGGGGAAACCGCTGAGGAATTGA
- a CDS encoding aspartate aminotransferase family protein, which produces MSASFIRTDEVLSERYSSARALTHEMEHGNTDLIRALSILGCVGPFRTVTPWEYEDPSGKRLINTGGYSAVPFGDGYPPLVQFLQSYLENLHTIGLPQQSASTWRAALEFNLVKLLAQQDPSHSDSKVFFSNSGAEANEAAVKFAKAARPKAKHIINFRRAYHGKTQMTMSLTPNPAIQKDFGPLAPNIHTVPYGDLDAVKTTIKKLGADQVVAIILEPLQGEAGVILPPEGFLPGIGEVCEATGILLIVDEIQSGLGRTGSWFASIDGGMKPDIITLAKPLGGGMSAVGATIYRKWIFDKVLGGLDCKRHSNTFGGNSLAMAVGLKSLEILIDENLPERSARLGKVALDRLKGIQQRYPEFITDVRGKGMLMAMVFRDISRLGIIQSNKDLAELVSEASGLLALRQFYQNGLILNLSLNSTRTLRLTPALTMPEEVFNEMLNRVENTAKRNPRASRLIVNTPPKTLIDLIKFAT; this is translated from the coding sequence ATGTCTGCCTCTTTCATCCGAACCGATGAAGTCCTCTCAGAGCGCTACAGCAGCGCACGTGCCCTGACGCACGAAATGGAACACGGGAACACCGACCTGATCCGTGCCCTGAGCATTCTGGGTTGTGTGGGTCCTTTCAGAACCGTCACCCCCTGGGAATACGAAGACCCGAGTGGCAAGCGTCTGATCAACACCGGCGGTTATTCTGCTGTGCCTTTTGGGGATGGGTATCCTCCTCTGGTGCAGTTTCTGCAAAGTTATCTGGAAAACCTGCACACCATTGGTTTGCCTCAGCAGTCTGCCTCCACATGGAGGGCAGCTCTTGAGTTCAATCTGGTGAAATTGCTGGCCCAGCAGGACCCGAGCCACAGCGACTCGAAGGTGTTTTTCTCCAACTCGGGGGCAGAAGCCAACGAAGCCGCCGTGAAATTCGCCAAAGCTGCACGTCCCAAAGCCAAACACATCATCAATTTCCGTCGGGCTTACCACGGCAAAACCCAGATGACCATGTCCCTGACGCCCAACCCTGCCATCCAGAAGGATTTTGGGCCTCTGGCACCGAACATTCATACGGTGCCTTATGGGGATCTGGACGCCGTCAAAACCACCATCAAGAAACTCGGCGCAGATCAGGTGGTTGCGATCATTCTGGAGCCCCTGCAAGGCGAAGCCGGAGTGATCCTGCCCCCAGAGGGTTTCCTGCCCGGCATCGGTGAAGTGTGTGAAGCCACCGGAATCCTGCTCATTGTGGACGAGATCCAGTCCGGTCTGGGTCGCACGGGAAGCTGGTTTGCCAGCATCGACGGAGGCATGAAGCCAGACATCATCACGCTTGCCAAACCTCTGGGTGGCGGAATGAGCGCGGTGGGAGCCACCATCTACCGCAAATGGATTTTTGACAAGGTGCTGGGCGGTCTGGACTGCAAACGCCACTCCAACACCTTTGGGGGCAACTCTCTGGCCATGGCTGTGGGCCTCAAATCGCTGGAAATCCTGATCGATGAAAACCTGCCCGAGCGCTCTGCACGGCTGGGGAAAGTGGCACTGGACCGCTTGAAAGGCATCCAGCAACGTTACCCCGAGTTCATCACCGATGTGCGGGGCAAAGGCATGCTGATGGCGATGGTCTTCCGTGACATTTCCCGTCTGGGCATCATCCAGTCCAACAAGGATCTGGCAGAACTGGTGTCAGAAGCCTCTGGCCTTCTGGCCCTCAGGCAGTTTTACCAGAACGGTCTGATCCTGAACCTGAGCCTCAACAGCACCCGCACCCTGCGCCTGACCCCTGCCCTCACCATGCCCGAGGAGGTGTTCAACGAGATGCTGAACCGGGTGGAAAACACCGCAAAACGCAACCCCAGAGCAAGCCGTTTGATTGTGAACACCCCGCCCAAAACTTTGATCGACCTGATCAAATTCGCCACTTAA
- a CDS encoding arylamine N-acetyltransferase family protein, with protein MQPLPVFAPYLKRIDAVPSPPSLENLRILQEKHLQHVPFETLSLHLGEPIDLNPDRLLDKIVARKRGGFCYELNHAFASLLEHLGYEVQFIMTRPFKADGELAPPFAHLALKVHLDAQDFLVDVGFNDGSVHPFPLMEGHIENGCTLQKAGDLWTYIDIKNDKKLYVFDEQEHPFEAFFEMCRHYATHEDSGFRKKLFCGFQVPDHKMYLTDHKWVEDGQETFLDRPTFADRLTRDFGIPLSEDQIETLYLACVQRKEKAEQA; from the coding sequence ATGCAACCCCTGCCCGTCTTTGCCCCATACTTGAAACGCATTGATGCTGTCCCCTCTCCCCCATCGTTGGAAAACCTGCGGATCTTGCAAGAGAAACACCTGCAACATGTCCCCTTTGAAACCCTGAGTTTGCATCTGGGTGAACCCATCGACCTGAACCCTGACCGCTTGCTGGACAAAATCGTGGCCCGCAAACGGGGCGGTTTTTGTTATGAGCTGAACCATGCTTTTGCAAGTTTGCTGGAACACCTCGGGTATGAGGTGCAGTTCATCATGACTCGACCCTTCAAAGCAGATGGTGAACTGGCCCCACCCTTTGCCCATCTGGCTTTAAAAGTGCATCTGGATGCGCAGGATTTTCTGGTGGATGTGGGCTTCAACGATGGCAGTGTGCATCCTTTTCCATTGATGGAAGGGCACATCGAAAACGGCTGCACTTTGCAAAAAGCAGGAGACTTGTGGACATACATCGACATCAAAAACGACAAGAAGCTCTACGTTTTTGATGAACAGGAGCATCCTTTTGAAGCTTTTTTTGAGATGTGCAGGCATTATGCAACCCATGAAGACTCGGGATTTCGCAAAAAGCTGTTTTGTGGCTTTCAGGTGCCAGACCACAAAATGTACCTGACCGACCACAAATGGGTGGAAGACGGACAGGAGACTTTTCTGGACAGACCCACCTTTGCAGACCGCCTGACCCGAGATTTTGGCATTCCGCTGTCAGAGGATCAAATTGAAACGCTTTACCTTGCCTGTGTGCAAAGAAAAGAAAAAGCAGAACAGGCATGA
- a CDS encoding YidB family protein, producing MGLLDSLGKLLGNNANIMKILFMLLQQSGGLENLLSKLQRGNESTRHAVGSWVNTGPNAQISVPELENALGPDTITKVSEQTGMERQDLLGLLAQNLPQFIDQLTPDGSVNHNSHALVTQAQEKLDVPRL from the coding sequence ATGGGACTCTTGGATTCACTTGGAAAACTGCTGGGCAACAACGCCAACATCATGAAAATCCTGTTCATGCTCCTTCAACAATCTGGAGGACTGGAAAACCTGCTGTCCAAACTCCAGAGGGGCAACGAAAGCACCCGCCACGCTGTGGGGAGTTGGGTCAACACAGGCCCCAATGCCCAGATCAGTGTGCCAGAGCTGGAAAATGCTCTGGGGCCAGACACCATCACCAAAGTCTCCGAACAAACCGGGATGGAACGTCAGGACCTGCTGGGCCTGCTGGCACAGAACCTGCCTCAATTCATTGACCAGTTGACTCCGGACGGTTCGGTGAACCACAACAGCCACGCTCTGGTGACACAGGCACAGGAAAAACTGGACGTTCCCAGACTCTGA
- a CDS encoding fumarylacetoacetate hydrolase family protein, translated as MRIVRFEKEGHIHWGEIDQQLVHVLTGFMGEKTAVGFDLTEIQLLAPATPSKIVCVGRNYADHIKEMGNMGPGGDLPKEPGLFLKAPNTLANPEQTVLYPSWTENLHFEGELGLVIARRAQNVKKENALDYVYGYTCALDLTARDRQKSDLQWFRAKGADHFCPLGPWIETELDPFHLQVMTRVNGETRQNGNTENMIFDIPTVLEYVTQFMTLEAGDVVITGTPDGVGPLNRGDRVEVEVEGIGVLVTHIG; from the coding sequence ATGCGCATTGTTCGTTTTGAAAAAGAAGGCCACATCCACTGGGGAGAAATTGACCAGCAACTGGTGCATGTGCTGACAGGCTTCATGGGTGAAAAAACCGCTGTGGGCTTCGACCTCACCGAAATCCAATTGCTGGCCCCCGCCACCCCGAGCAAAATCGTCTGTGTGGGCCGCAACTACGCCGACCACATCAAAGAAATGGGCAACATGGGACCGGGGGGCGATCTGCCCAAAGAGCCCGGCTTGTTCCTCAAAGCCCCCAACACCCTCGCCAACCCCGAGCAAACCGTGTTGTACCCCTCCTGGACAGAGAACCTGCACTTTGAGGGTGAACTGGGTCTGGTGATTGCCCGGAGAGCCCAGAACGTCAAGAAAGAAAACGCTCTGGATTACGTGTACGGCTACACCTGTGCTCTGGATTTGACCGCCAGAGACCGCCAGAAGTCCGACTTGCAATGGTTCAGGGCCAAAGGTGCAGACCATTTCTGCCCTCTGGGGCCATGGATTGAGACCGAACTGGATCCTTTCCACTTGCAGGTCATGACCCGTGTCAATGGTGAGACCCGCCAGAATGGCAACACCGAAAACATGATTTTTGACATCCCCACCGTGCTGGAATACGTGACGCAATTCATGACTCTGGAAGCCGGAGATGTGGTCATCACAGGCACACCCGATGGGGTTGGCCCACTGAACAGGGGAGACCGTGTGGAGGTCGAAGTGGAAGGCATCGGTGTGCTGGTGACGCACATTGGATGA
- a CDS encoding MBL fold metallo-hydrolase, which translates to MLKLSEQVHVLQLPMVIRGQENTIHPTLLLDAENGATLVDTGVPGSKAKIEQELSGIGLHLADLKRIVLTHQDLDHVGSLSDLLKEHPAHTLAHQIEIPYINGTQRPIKFPTEQMFENVPGLREAMARYVYPQIAEGLQDGQVLNIAGGVQVVFTPGHTPGHISLYLPKDQILIAGDALTAQGGVLNMPMPSATPDYETARASVRKLAELDVQTIVCYHGGLVTENANEQLQRLAQSTLETQA; encoded by the coding sequence ATGCTCAAACTCAGTGAACAGGTTCATGTGCTGCAACTGCCGATGGTGATCCGCGGTCAGGAGAACACCATTCATCCCACATTGCTGCTGGATGCCGAAAACGGGGCAACTCTGGTGGACACTGGAGTTCCCGGTTCAAAAGCAAAGATTGAGCAGGAGCTTTCTGGCATTGGGCTGCATCTCGCAGACCTCAAAAGGATCGTGCTGACCCATCAGGACCTCGACCATGTGGGATCCCTCAGTGATCTCTTGAAAGAGCATCCTGCACACACCCTTGCCCACCAGATTGAAATTCCTTACATCAACGGCACCCAGCGACCCATCAAATTTCCCACCGAGCAGATGTTTGAAAACGTGCCCGGTCTGCGTGAAGCCATGGCCCGTTACGTGTATCCACAAATTGCTGAAGGCCTGCAAGACGGTCAGGTGCTGAACATTGCAGGAGGGGTGCAGGTGGTGTTCACTCCCGGTCACACACCCGGACACATCAGCCTGTATCTGCCCAAAGACCAGATCCTGATTGCCGGAGATGCCTTGACCGCTCAGGGAGGGGTGCTGAACATGCCCATGCCCAGCGCCACCCCCGATTACGAAACCGCCAGAGCTTCTGTGCGCAAACTGGCCGAACTGGACGTGCAAACCATCGTTTGCTACCACGGCGGTCTGGTCACCGAAAATGCCAATGAACAACTTCAGCGTCTGGCCCAGAGCACGCTGGAAACCCAAGCTTAA
- a CDS encoding four helix bundle protein has protein sequence MKRLSAAGYFSFEDYEVYHLALDLSAMVYRLTADFPEVERFGLTNQLRRAANSIALNIAEGRGRGTDREFSRFLLISRGSLFEVVSGFHLAVKLEFLQEKEVSEVFQKAHILSGKITALINKLSALGARPSA, from the coding sequence ATGAAGCGACTGAGTGCTGCAGGATATTTTTCCTTTGAGGATTACGAAGTCTATCACCTCGCACTGGACCTTTCGGCAATGGTTTACAGGCTCACGGCGGATTTCCCAGAAGTGGAACGTTTTGGTTTGACCAACCAGTTGCGCAGGGCAGCAAACTCAATTGCCCTGAACATTGCGGAGGGACGAGGCAGAGGAACAGATCGAGAGTTTTCAAGGTTTTTGTTGATCAGCAGGGGTTCTCTTTTTGAAGTGGTGAGTGGTTTTCATCTGGCAGTCAAACTGGAATTTCTTCAGGAAAAGGAAGTCAGCGAAGTCTTCCAGAAAGCCCACATCCTGTCTGGAAAAATCACCGCCCTGATCAACAAGCTCTCGGCCCTCGGCGCTCGGCCCTCGGCCTGA